The following proteins are co-located in the Streptomyces sp. DT2A-34 genome:
- a CDS encoding LysR family transcriptional regulator gives MRHKDSNGEGESVQPGGAAQVDLNLLRTFLAVYRTGSFTAAARLLGLSQPTVTTQIRSLERQLDRELFQRLARGVSPAPYADELAARVVEPLDALAGVTGQGGSPDVHQPEPVHLAGPAELLTHRVMPALAPLVDRGVRLRITPGLTDPLLEELRAGRYDLVISTYRPRGRALASVALLDEEFVLVAAPAWAERIGSAARIAADGPAALHGVPLVAYAEDVPIVRRYWRHVFGRRLVRHPAVTMPDLNAVKAAVAGGTGFSVLPRYLCAAELASGALILLHAPDDPPINTAFLVERPGSSGNPHVALVRDHLLGILRDG, from the coding sequence ATGAGACATAAGGATTCCAATGGAGAGGGGGAGAGCGTCCAGCCCGGCGGTGCGGCGCAAGTGGACCTGAACCTGTTGCGCACTTTCCTGGCCGTGTACCGCACCGGCTCCTTCACCGCCGCCGCCCGTCTCCTGGGTCTGTCCCAGCCGACGGTCACCACGCAGATCCGCTCGCTGGAGCGGCAGCTGGACCGGGAGCTGTTCCAGCGTCTGGCGCGCGGCGTCAGCCCGGCTCCCTACGCGGACGAACTCGCCGCCCGGGTCGTCGAGCCGCTGGACGCCCTCGCCGGCGTCACAGGTCAGGGCGGCTCCCCCGACGTCCACCAGCCGGAGCCGGTGCATCTCGCCGGTCCGGCCGAACTGCTCACGCACCGCGTCATGCCGGCCCTCGCGCCGCTGGTCGACAGAGGCGTACGGCTGCGCATCACCCCCGGCCTGACCGACCCGCTCCTGGAGGAGCTGCGGGCGGGCCGCTACGACCTGGTGATCTCGACCTACCGGCCGCGCGGTCGCGCCCTGGCCTCGGTGGCTCTGCTGGACGAGGAGTTCGTGCTGGTCGCGGCCCCCGCCTGGGCGGAGCGCATCGGCTCGGCGGCGCGGATCGCGGCCGACGGGCCCGCCGCGCTGCACGGCGTGCCGCTGGTGGCCTACGCCGAGGACGTGCCGATCGTGCGCCGCTACTGGCGTCACGTCTTCGGCAGGCGCCTGGTGCGCCACCCGGCGGTCACCATGCCCGACCTGAACGCGGTGAAGGCCGCGGTGGCGGGCGGTACGGGGTTCAGCGTGCTCCCCCGTTACCTGTGCGCGGCCGAGCTGGCCTCGGGCGCGCTGATCCTGCTGCACGCCCCGGACGACCCGCCCATCAACACCGCCTTCCTCGTCGAGCGGCCGGGCTCGTCCGGCAACCCGCATGTCGCCCTGGTCCGCGACCACCTGCTGGGGATCCTCCGCGACGGGTGA
- a CDS encoding type 1 glutamine amidotransferase domain-containing protein: MSKILFVMTGADHWTLADGTKHPTGFWAEEAAAPYEAFKAAGHEVVVATPGGVVPPVDQGSLAAEANGGQENADRIAAVLAAMTELREPIRLEDVNLDDYAAVFYPGGHGPMEDLAVDADSGRLLTRALESGKPLGVVCHAPAALLAAEADGTNAFAGYRVAAFTNAEETQAGLADQAKWLLQDRLTEAGVQVQVGEPWVPNVVVDRNLVTGQNPASSAPLAAELLKKLG; the protein is encoded by the coding sequence ATGTCGAAGATCCTCTTCGTGATGACCGGCGCCGACCACTGGACGCTGGCCGACGGCACCAAGCACCCCACCGGCTTCTGGGCCGAGGAGGCGGCAGCCCCGTACGAGGCGTTCAAGGCCGCCGGCCACGAGGTCGTCGTGGCCACGCCGGGCGGCGTCGTACCGCCCGTCGACCAGGGCAGCCTCGCGGCCGAGGCCAACGGCGGACAGGAGAACGCCGACCGGATCGCCGCCGTACTCGCCGCGATGACGGAGCTGCGGGAGCCGATCCGGCTGGAGGACGTGAACCTCGACGACTACGCCGCCGTGTTCTACCCCGGCGGCCACGGCCCGATGGAGGACCTGGCGGTCGACGCCGACTCCGGCAGGCTGCTGACCCGCGCCCTGGAGTCCGGCAAGCCGCTCGGCGTCGTCTGCCACGCCCCGGCCGCACTGCTCGCCGCCGAGGCCGACGGCACCAACGCCTTCGCCGGCTACCGGGTGGCCGCGTTCACCAACGCCGAGGAGACCCAGGCCGGCCTCGCCGACCAGGCCAAGTGGCTGCTGCAGGACCGGCTCACCGAGGCCGGCGTCCAGGTCCAGGTGGGCGAGCCGTGGGTCCCGAACGTGGTCGTCGACCGCAACCTGGTCACCGGCCAGAACCCCGCCTCCTCCGCCCCGCTCGCCGCCGAACTGCTGAAGAAGCTGGGCTGA
- a CDS encoding cytosine permease, which produces MITSPDPRDDRTPGRRLQVETHGLDVIADAERKGTPRTLFWPWFGANVSILGLSYGAFALGFGISFWQALFAGVIGIVFSFLLCGFVAVAGKRGSAPTMVLGRAAYGVRGNRLPSVISWVLTVGWETVLCALATMATATVFGRLGWGGGTGTKVIALVLVGALTVVVGVMGFDLIMRLQTVITVVTGVLTVVYVALVADHIHWSTVSALPAGSAQEFIGALVFMMTGFGLGWVNAAADYSRYLPRTASSRGVIGWTAFGASLAPLLLLVFGLLLAGSSSELSAAVAADPIGALTTILPTWFLVPFAVVAVLGLVGGAVLDIYSSGLALLSAGLRVPRYLAALIDGVLMIVGSIYIVFVADDFLGPFMGFLTTLGVPIAAWCGIMLADLTLRRRDYDEPDLYRPTGRYGDVPLTPLLLTLTATALGWGLVTNSTASWLDWQGYLLGPLGLGGRSGAWAYANLGVLAALTLGFLGTLVLWRGRVRAQEARTPSPTSDEEATV; this is translated from the coding sequence ATGATCACATCCCCGGACCCACGCGACGACCGCACCCCGGGCCGAAGGCTCCAGGTGGAGACCCACGGTCTCGACGTGATCGCCGACGCCGAACGCAAAGGCACGCCCCGCACCCTGTTCTGGCCCTGGTTCGGCGCCAACGTGTCCATCCTGGGCCTGAGTTACGGTGCCTTCGCGCTCGGCTTCGGGATCTCCTTCTGGCAGGCGCTGTTCGCCGGAGTCATCGGCATCGTCTTCTCGTTCCTGCTGTGCGGGTTCGTCGCCGTCGCCGGAAAGCGCGGCTCCGCGCCGACGATGGTGCTCGGCCGCGCCGCCTACGGCGTGCGCGGCAACCGCCTGCCGTCGGTGATCTCCTGGGTCCTCACCGTCGGCTGGGAGACCGTGCTGTGCGCCCTGGCCACCATGGCCACCGCGACCGTGTTCGGCCGGCTCGGCTGGGGCGGCGGCACCGGGACCAAGGTGATCGCCCTCGTCCTGGTCGGGGCGCTGACCGTCGTCGTCGGCGTCATGGGCTTCGACCTCATCATGCGGCTGCAGACCGTGATCACCGTGGTCACGGGCGTGCTCACCGTCGTCTACGTCGCCCTGGTCGCCGACCACATCCACTGGTCCACCGTCAGCGCCCTGCCGGCGGGCTCCGCCCAGGAGTTCATCGGCGCGCTCGTCTTCATGATGACCGGCTTCGGCCTCGGCTGGGTCAACGCGGCCGCCGACTACTCCCGCTATCTGCCGCGCACCGCGTCGAGCCGGGGCGTGATCGGCTGGACCGCCTTCGGTGCCTCACTGGCGCCGCTGCTCCTGCTGGTCTTCGGCCTCCTGCTGGCCGGTTCCTCCAGCGAACTCAGCGCCGCCGTCGCCGCGGACCCCATCGGCGCGCTGACGACGATCCTGCCGACCTGGTTCCTGGTGCCGTTCGCCGTCGTCGCCGTCCTCGGCCTCGTCGGCGGCGCGGTCCTCGACATCTACTCGTCCGGCCTGGCCCTGCTCTCGGCGGGCCTGCGCGTGCCCCGCTACCTGGCCGCGCTGATCGACGGCGTACTGATGATCGTGGGCTCGATCTACATCGTGTTCGTCGCCGACGACTTCCTCGGCCCGTTCATGGGCTTCCTCACCACCCTCGGCGTCCCCATCGCCGCCTGGTGCGGCATCATGCTCGCCGACCTGACCCTGCGCCGCCGCGACTACGACGAACCCGACCTCTACCGCCCGACCGGCCGCTACGGCGACGTACCGCTCACCCCGCTGCTCCTGACCCTCACGGCCACCGCCCTCGGCTGGGGCCTGGTCACCAACTCGACGGCGAGTTGGCTGGACTGGCAGGGCTATCTGCTCGGCCCCCTGGGCCTCGGCGGCAGGTCCGGCGCCTGGGCCTACGCCAACCTCGGCGTCCTCGCTGCCCTCACGCTCGGCTTCCTCGGCACGCTGGTGCTGTGGCGCGGACGCGTCCGCGCACAGGAGGCGCGGACACCGAGCCCGACGTCGGACGAGGAGGCGACCGTATGA
- a CDS encoding cysteine hydrolase family protein — translation MTTGWLAVIDMQRVFADAGSPWASPRFAEAAAGVRRLLPAFGDRVTFTRFVAPGEPEGAWRAYYEQHPFALQPPDARLWQLTDEFVDQAQHVLDATTFGKWTPELARRTAPAGPLVLAGVSTDCCVLSTALAAADAGVEVLVVADACAGADDDSHAKALQVLDLYRPLIRVTTVAELLEGTT, via the coding sequence ATGACCACCGGATGGCTCGCCGTCATCGACATGCAGCGCGTCTTCGCCGACGCCGGCAGCCCCTGGGCCTCCCCACGCTTCGCCGAAGCTGCGGCAGGCGTACGGCGCCTGCTGCCGGCCTTCGGGGACAGGGTCACGTTCACCCGTTTCGTGGCACCCGGCGAACCGGAAGGGGCCTGGCGGGCGTACTACGAGCAGCACCCCTTCGCCCTGCAACCTCCGGACGCCCGACTGTGGCAGCTGACGGACGAGTTCGTGGATCAGGCACAGCACGTGCTGGACGCCACCACCTTCGGCAAATGGACCCCGGAACTGGCCCGACGCACCGCCCCGGCGGGCCCCCTGGTCCTGGCCGGTGTCAGCACCGACTGCTGCGTCCTGTCGACGGCGCTGGCGGCCGCCGACGCGGGCGTCGAGGTGCTGGTCGTCGCCGACGCCTGCGCGGGTGCGGACGACGACTCGCACGCCAAGGCGTTGCAGGTGCTGGACCTGTACCGGCCGTTGATCCGGGTGACGACGGTCGCCGAACTGCTGGAGGGGACGACATGA
- a CDS encoding peptidoglycan-binding protein yields the protein MSEPNGPVCPLCGAPRASDGTPACSCARRASEARRNARTAEAAAAEDFDPVRIRPFVELGDDTGAAQPVGDETPQEPRDLADPYDIPTSPAGAEAAPDGTPLPDPAGGREGPRRRRRTLLITGAGATLVVLLTGAFLGGLFLYDSPSRDRSVSADVRAPVPDGSAEDGTSPEGQSAGTASASPSKSPTSSPSATPSNSSAPPTGSSAVPTAAPSSAGATTSAAPEPSDAAGQPPVLRLGDQGPEVTELQLRLRQIGHYGGDIDGDYDREVESAVRAYQLTRVILGDEPGVYGTATRKSLESETSEP from the coding sequence GTGAGTGAACCGAACGGCCCCGTCTGCCCGTTGTGCGGTGCGCCCCGGGCGTCGGACGGAACTCCGGCCTGCTCCTGCGCCCGCCGCGCCTCCGAGGCCCGTCGCAACGCGCGCACGGCGGAGGCGGCGGCCGCGGAGGACTTCGATCCGGTACGGATACGACCGTTCGTCGAGCTCGGTGACGACACCGGGGCAGCACAGCCGGTCGGGGACGAAACCCCGCAGGAGCCAAGGGACTTGGCCGACCCGTACGACATTCCCACGTCCCCGGCCGGGGCAGAGGCGGCGCCCGACGGGACGCCACTCCCCGACCCGGCCGGCGGCCGGGAAGGCCCCCGGCGCAGGCGCCGCACCCTCCTCATCACCGGGGCGGGCGCCACCCTGGTCGTCCTGCTGACGGGCGCCTTCCTGGGCGGGCTGTTCCTGTACGACAGCCCTTCGCGGGACAGATCCGTGTCCGCCGACGTACGGGCGCCCGTCCCGGACGGCTCCGCCGAGGACGGCACATCGCCGGAGGGGCAGTCCGCCGGCACGGCGTCCGCGTCGCCGTCCAAGAGCCCTACGTCATCGCCGAGCGCGACCCCGAGCAACAGCTCCGCCCCGCCGACCGGCTCCTCCGCCGTCCCGACCGCGGCCCCCTCCAGCGCGGGCGCCACCACCAGCGCCGCCCCCGAACCGAGTGACGCGGCAGGGCAGCCACCGGTCCTCCGGCTCGGTGACCAGGGGCCGGAGGTCACCGAACTCCAGCTCCGCCTGCGCCAGATCGGCCACTACGGCGGAGACATCGACGGCGACTACGACCGTGAGGTCGAGAGCGCGGTGCGCGCCTACCAGCTCACCCGCGTCATCCTCGGCGACGAGCCCGGCGTCTACGGCACGGCGACCCGGAAGTCACTCGAATCCGAGACCTCTGAGCCGTGA
- a CDS encoding phosphoribosyltransferase family protein: protein MRYDDRRAAGQLLAEGLAELHGQALVVLGLPRGGVPVAAEVARRLGAPLDVLVVRKLGVPEQPEWGFGAIGEHGVRVLNRDVIGEAGLDGAAQEAVEAAERAELERCVRSYRQGRDALPVDGRTAVVVDDGLATGATAEAACRVVRGQGAARVVLAVPVGPDHSVARLRQVADDVVCPQTHRVLGSVGAWYRDFAQVSDAEVTSLLAEAARSVPSSPATAAPPNREVLIPAAGAQLGARLVVPEGAPAAVAFAHGSGSGRHSPRNRYVATALNRAGLATLLLDLLTDDEAQDRHNVFDILLLARRLHAASVWLRRECGLPVAYFGASTGAAAALEAAALSGSEVRSVVSRGGRPDLATPAALTRLRAPTLLIVGSRDTQVLSLNRLAADRMHCEHRIAVVPGATHLFEEPGTLTTVAELARDWFTAHPDRPTADTPPRRSA from the coding sequence GGCCGGGCAGCTGCTGGCCGAGGGGCTTGCGGAGCTGCACGGCCAGGCTCTGGTGGTGCTGGGGCTGCCGCGGGGCGGAGTGCCCGTGGCGGCCGAGGTGGCCCGGCGTCTGGGCGCCCCGTTGGATGTGCTGGTGGTGCGCAAGCTGGGCGTGCCCGAGCAGCCGGAGTGGGGTTTCGGGGCGATCGGCGAGCACGGGGTCCGCGTCCTCAACCGGGACGTGATCGGCGAGGCCGGGCTGGATGGCGCCGCGCAGGAAGCTGTCGAGGCGGCCGAGCGGGCCGAGCTGGAACGGTGTGTGCGGAGTTACCGCCAAGGGCGGGACGCGCTGCCGGTCGACGGCCGTACGGCCGTCGTGGTGGACGACGGGCTCGCCACCGGGGCCACGGCCGAGGCCGCCTGCCGGGTCGTACGAGGTCAGGGCGCGGCCCGGGTCGTGCTCGCGGTGCCCGTCGGCCCTGACCACAGCGTCGCCCGGCTGCGGCAGGTGGCGGACGACGTCGTCTGCCCGCAGACGCACCGGGTGCTCGGCTCGGTGGGTGCCTGGTACCGGGACTTCGCCCAGGTCTCGGACGCCGAGGTCACCTCCCTGCTCGCGGAGGCCGCACGGTCCGTACCCAGCTCCCCCGCCACAGCCGCGCCCCCGAACCGTGAGGTGCTGATCCCGGCCGCCGGAGCACAGCTGGGGGCCCGCCTCGTGGTTCCGGAGGGAGCGCCGGCCGCCGTGGCGTTCGCGCACGGCAGTGGCAGTGGGCGGCACAGTCCGCGCAACCGGTATGTCGCCACCGCCCTCAACCGGGCGGGCCTGGCCACCCTGCTGCTCGACCTGCTCACCGACGACGAGGCGCAGGACCGGCACAACGTCTTCGACATCCTCCTGCTCGCCCGGCGCCTGCACGCCGCGTCCGTGTGGCTGCGCCGTGAATGCGGCCTGCCCGTCGCCTACTTCGGGGCCAGCACCGGCGCCGCCGCCGCGCTGGAGGCGGCCGCGCTGTCCGGCTCCGAGGTCCGCTCGGTCGTCTCCCGGGGCGGCCGCCCGGACCTGGCGACCCCGGCGGCGTTGACCCGGCTTCGGGCGCCGACCCTCCTCATCGTCGGCAGCCGCGACACCCAGGTGCTCAGCCTCAACCGCCTCGCCGCCGACCGGATGCACTGCGAGCACCGGATCGCCGTGGTCCCGGGCGCCACGCACCTCTTCGAGGAACCCGGCACCCTCACCACCGTCGCCGAACTGGCCCGCGACTGGTTCACCGCCCATCCCGACCGGCCGACCGCGGACACGCCACCGCGCCGGTCGGCGTGA